The nucleotide window CTACAGAAAAGCGCGGGAACGGTTCGAGAAGTATTTCTTTCCGGAAAAGATGACGAAAATCCAATGACCGGCGAGGCCGGATGGCTGGTTCCTCCTCGTACCTCATCTCGAGTGTCTGCCGGAGAATGCGTCACGGCGGAAGTCCTTCTGGAGGATCGGCGAAGCGGGGCACTTGCGTCGATTTGGACCAGTCCGATACCACACCGCTTTCGAAAAACACGCGAAGCTCGGCGGTGAGACAGGGGTCGCGACCGCCGGGAGGATACAACCACACTTCGATCGATCTTCCCTTGTGCTCGATGGTCTTTTTGCACATCGGCTCTCCGAACGCCAGATAGATCTGGTCGTGATCCATTCCGCGCACGGCATAGCCGCGGTCGATAGCCCGTTTGATGTGATCGGGGTAGGTCGGGTACTTCTCCGTCATCAACCGGCCTCGCTCCGATTCGCAGCCGGCAAGAGAAAGGCTGAGCCCCAACCACAGGCAGAGCCAGAACCGAATCATCGTGATCGTGACTCCTTTGTTCCCCCGCAGATTCGCATCGACAAAGCCGCGTGCACAGCAGTGCGGCTCGATCAGCGCCCCTTCCTTGCTGGTTTCCCGCTCCTACGACCCTCTTCGCCGCTAGTGTGGTGTCCTTTAAGTTCCTGTAATCATCCGTTCACCCTGAGCCGGTCGAAGGGCGCACACGTTCAAAGAGTTTTGTTCATGGTTCGACAGGCCTGTCCTGAGCCAGTCGAAGGGCCCACCACGAACGAACCTCTGGGACGCAACACTAGGCGTTCAGAGACGCCATATCGATCGAGAAGCGATACTTCACGTCGGACTTGAGCAGTCTGTCGTACGCTTCGTTCACCCGCTGGATGGGGATGACTTCCACGTCGGCGGTAATGTGGTGGGCGGCGCAAAAATCGAGCATCTCTTGCGTTTCCGAAACGCCGCCGATGGGAGAACCGGAGAGGCTGCGGCGTCCGAATATGACGCTGAAAGCGACAACGGCAAGGGGTTTCTCCGGCGCGCCGACCAGGGTGATGGTGCCGTCGCGTCGGAGCAGCTCGATGTACGCGTTGATGTCATGGTCGGCGGGCAGGGTGTCGAGGATGAAGTCGAAGCTGCCGATCTGCTTTTTCATTTCGTCGGCGTTGCGGGAGATGACGACCTCGCGGGCGCCGAGACGGAGCGCATCGTCCTTCTTGTTGGGCGACGTGGTGAAGACCACCACATGGGCTCCGAACGCGTGAGCGAACTTCACGGCCATATGACCCAACCCTCCGAGCCCGACCACCCCGATCTTCTTGCCCTTGGTCACGCCCCAATGGCGCATCGGCGAGTACGTGGTGATACCGGCGCAGAGGAGCGGCGCGGTTTCGGCGAGATCGAGGTTGGGCGGGACGCGCAGGACAAATCGTTGGTCGACGACCATGCTCTCAGAGTAGCCGCCATAGGTGACGCCGCCGAGGTGCTTGTCCGTCGAATTGTAGGTCAGAGTCATATTCGCACAGAATTGCTCAAGACCGGCTCGGCACTCCTGGCAGGTCTTGTCGGAATCGACCATGCAGCCGACGGCGGCCAGATCGCCGGGCTTGAATGTCGTGACGGCAGAACCGACTCTTGTGACACGGCCGACGATCTCATGGCCTGGGACGCAAGGGTAAACGGTCGGCGCCGCGCGTTTCCACTCGTTGCGGACCTGGTGGAGATCCGAGTGGCAGATCCCGCAGTAGAGGATGTCGATCTGGACGTCCTGTTCATCGGGATCGCGCCGCAAGATTGTGGTGGCGGCCAAGGAGGATGCCGCGCCGGCCGCTCCGTATGCCTTCGCGTGATACATACCGTGCCAGTATGCTCTTGCGGCAGTTCGAGAGGCAAGATCATCTCGAGCCAACCGGATCCTTCATATGGACTGCGTCATGCACGCTGTGCGTCACCCACGTCTCGGATGATAAGCGACGGCCGCGATTACGCAGAATGGAGACGACCGGCGTTTGTAAAGAAGGGTACGAGGGTAGCAAAGGACCGGCTGCGTAAGCTTAAATAATCCGGCCGACGCACAGGTCCGAATCCGGCGAGTAGGCGAACGGCCGTCGGCCTATAGTCATGTGCGATGGAGGCCGACGGATGTGTGAGACGTGAGACATGAGTGGCCACGATCCCTTCTACCAGGCCGTACTGGCGAGAGATCACCGATTCGACGGAAGGTTTTTCGTCGCAGTGAAGACGACGGGCATCTATTGTCGGCCGATCTGTCCGGCCCGTCCCAAGCGGGAGAACGTCGAGTTCTTCAAGACGGCTCACGCGGCGGAACGAGCCGGCTATCGACCATGCCTGCGGTG belongs to Nitrospira sp. and includes:
- a CDS encoding NAD(P)-dependent alcohol dehydrogenase, with translation MYHAKAYGAAGAASSLAATTILRRDPDEQDVQIDILYCGICHSDLHQVRNEWKRAAPTVYPCVPGHEIVGRVTRVGSAVTTFKPGDLAAVGCMVDSDKTCQECRAGLEQFCANMTLTYNSTDKHLGGVTYGGYSESMVVDQRFVLRVPPNLDLAETAPLLCAGITTYSPMRHWGVTKGKKIGVVGLGGLGHMAVKFAHAFGAHVVVFTTSPNKKDDALRLGAREVVISRNADEMKKQIGSFDFILDTLPADHDINAYIELLRRDGTITLVGAPEKPLAVVAFSVIFGRRSLSGSPIGGVSETQEMLDFCAAHHITADVEVIPIQRVNEAYDRLLKSDVKYRFSIDMASLNA